The Neorhodopirellula lusitana genome includes a window with the following:
- the glmM gene encoding phosphoglucosamine mutase, translating to MSQLIISVSGLRGIVGETLTPDIACRFVASFAASAPPGPIVIGRDGRTTGPMLRNAIVAGLAACGRDCIDADVAATPTIGVLVRESGAAGGVQISASHNPPTYNGIKLFGADGRVLDAVSGAKIRDGFLEGRAGWCAFDKVGEVRQAEDPHTPHLKKVLATIDVEAVKKTGFHVLLDSNHGAGGVLGVRLLEALGCQVESVGVEPTGQFAHVPEPTAENLTDIASRVAQGDCAVGFCQDPDADRLALIDENGRYIGEEATLALCVRRAMEVGRTNGPIVINGATSSMSTLVAKSFGVETFRSSVGEANVADMMIARSAAYGGEGNGGPIDPSVGYVRDSFVGMAQVLDLMARTGKPLSQLADELPVQHIYKDKAAVAAERLPALFEKLTAHFQDADADTGDGLRLQWPDAWLLVRGSNTEPIIRMIAEAETVDKAKALCDQARTLLG from the coding sequence ATGAGTCAACTTATCATCAGTGTCAGCGGACTTCGTGGCATCGTCGGCGAAACGCTCACGCCGGATATCGCCTGTCGTTTCGTAGCCAGTTTCGCTGCTTCGGCGCCTCCCGGGCCGATTGTCATCGGTCGAGACGGGCGAACGACCGGCCCGATGTTGCGTAACGCCATCGTGGCAGGATTGGCAGCGTGTGGACGCGACTGCATTGATGCCGACGTCGCAGCAACGCCAACCATTGGCGTCTTGGTTCGTGAAAGCGGTGCTGCTGGCGGCGTGCAAATTTCCGCCAGTCACAACCCGCCGACCTACAACGGTATCAAGCTATTTGGAGCCGATGGACGCGTGCTTGACGCGGTTTCCGGGGCCAAGATCCGCGACGGATTTCTAGAAGGCCGCGCTGGCTGGTGTGCATTCGACAAGGTCGGTGAAGTCCGGCAAGCCGAAGACCCTCACACGCCCCACCTGAAAAAAGTACTCGCCACCATCGATGTCGAGGCCGTCAAAAAGACCGGTTTTCACGTGCTACTGGACAGCAATCACGGGGCCGGAGGGGTTCTGGGCGTTCGTTTGCTGGAAGCCCTCGGTTGCCAAGTGGAGTCCGTCGGAGTGGAACCGACGGGTCAATTCGCACACGTCCCCGAACCAACTGCTGAAAACCTGACCGATATCGCGTCGCGTGTCGCCCAAGGCGACTGTGCAGTGGGCTTTTGCCAGGATCCAGACGCCGATCGCTTGGCATTAATTGACGAAAACGGGCGCTACATCGGCGAAGAGGCCACTCTCGCACTCTGCGTTCGCCGGGCCATGGAAGTCGGCCGCACCAACGGCCCCATTGTGATCAACGGCGCCACCAGTTCGATGAGCACGTTGGTCGCCAAATCGTTTGGGGTGGAGACCTTCCGCAGCTCCGTGGGCGAGGCCAACGTGGCCGACATGATGATCGCCCGCTCAGCGGCGTACGGCGGTGAAGGCAACGGCGGACCGATCGATCCCAGTGTTGGCTATGTACGCGACAGTTTCGTTGGGATGGCCCAGGTGCTCGATCTGATGGCGCGAACGGGCAAGCCGCTCAGCCAATTGGCGGACGAACTGCCCGTTCAGCACATTTATAAAGACAAAGCAGCCGTGGCAGCGGAGCGCTTACCTGCACTTTTTGAAAAATTAACGGCCCACTTCCAGGACGCTGACGCGGATACTGGGGATGGGCTGCGTCTTCAGTGGCCCGATGCGTGGCTGTTAGTCCGAGGAAGTAACACGGAACCCATCATTCGCATGATCGCGGAAGCCGAAACGGTCGACAAAGCAAAGGCGTTGTGCGATCAAGCTCGAACTTTGCTGGGATAA
- a CDS encoding phytoene/squalene synthase family protein, which yields MNHEVAASYAAVRRIARRSGSSFYRSFWLLPKDQRDAMSALYAFARITDDLGDCDEPVSIRRHWLGLWRQVTAMNLIGDPDQPMRLAPAIDGLSDASCQHLVQHAANIMPALRHAADRYSIPSRYLLEIVDGVLADQQKNRFDTFEQLEHYCYLVASAVGIACLHIWGFRSPLPLQSAVDCGLAFQLTNILRDVTEDAQRGRIYLPRQHYEQHGLDEDDLLHPRRDARLRCLIVDETRRAAELFDSGWQVWDSLEDSGRPMFSMIWRSYRSLLRRIAEDPDAIVSRRVSLGMRERLGIVSNHFVKPLYRRLPVPPVEVGEGQRSVSHS from the coding sequence ATGAATCACGAAGTCGCGGCGAGCTACGCAGCGGTGCGACGTATCGCCCGTCGCAGCGGCAGTAGTTTCTATCGTTCATTTTGGCTGCTGCCCAAAGATCAACGCGATGCGATGTCCGCACTTTATGCGTTCGCAAGAATCACCGATGACTTGGGTGACTGCGACGAACCGGTCAGCATTCGACGTCATTGGCTAGGGCTTTGGCGACAAGTCACCGCGATGAACTTGATCGGCGATCCCGATCAACCGATGCGTTTGGCTCCCGCGATCGACGGACTTTCGGATGCCAGTTGCCAACATCTGGTTCAGCATGCTGCGAACATCATGCCCGCCTTGCGGCATGCCGCCGATCGATACTCGATCCCGTCACGCTATTTGCTGGAAATCGTGGATGGAGTCTTGGCGGACCAGCAAAAGAACCGGTTCGACACCTTTGAACAACTCGAACATTACTGTTATCTCGTCGCCTCCGCCGTGGGCATTGCCTGCTTACACATCTGGGGATTCCGCTCACCGCTACCACTGCAATCGGCGGTGGACTGTGGGCTCGCGTTTCAGCTAACCAATATTCTGCGAGACGTCACCGAAGACGCCCAGCGAGGAAGAATCTATCTGCCTCGTCAACACTACGAACAACACGGACTAGATGAAGACGATCTATTGCACCCGCGCCGCGATGCCCGCCTGCGGTGCCTGATTGTTGACGAAACTCGCCGAGCGGCCGAACTATTCGATTCGGGATGGCAAGTTTGGGACTCACTCGAAGACTCAGGACGGCCGATGTTCAGCATGATCTGGCGATCCTATCGCTCATTACTACGGCGGATTGCCGAAGACCCCGACGCGATCGTCAGCCGGCGAGTGTCCCTGGGCATGCGGGAGCGACTGGGGATTGTCTCCAATCATTTCGTGAAACCACTCTATCGTCGCCTGCCCGTGCCTCCCGTCGAAGTGGGCGAGGGACAACGGTCGGTTAGCCATTCGTGA
- the lepA gene encoding translation elongation factor 4, producing MANIPTTQIRNFCIIAHIDHGKSTLADRLLEQTGTVTTREMKSQLLDDLALERQRGITIKARAVAMQCERNGVTYQLNLIDTPGHVDFQYEVSRSLACCEGALLLVDAFQGVEAQTVANAFAAMEHELKIIPVINKIDLIHARPDEVAEEMMNSLGTDPEECLRVSAKTGLGVDDLVDAIIEHVPPPTGDPNGTLQAMVFDSNYDDFRGAITYIRVMEGTVRKGQKIQFLSTGSTHDVVELGQFAPARVATNELAAGQVGYLICNIKSLGDVHIGDTVSIPGDHAAEALLGYDRPRRMVYCGLFPSDGQDFSELRDALERLAVNDPSFEFEPETSDALGFGFRCGFLGLLHMEIVQQRLEQESDVDLVQTAPNVTYEITNKRGETRMIHKPQDVPDPGEIEEFRQPIVRCNIIVPEDYIGAVIKLCQERRGIQKNQEYLGAGRAMITYDIPLAEVIYDLHDKIKSCTRGYGTLDYEMVGYEAADLCRLDILVNGSRVDALSVVCNKADADRRGRAVAKKLKQEIERHMFEVAVQAAIGTRVIARETVPAMRKNVTAKCYGGDISRKKKLLQKQKEGKKRMKAIGSVEISQKAFMAVLSGGDEG from the coding sequence ATGGCAAACATTCCGACCACGCAGATTCGCAACTTCTGCATCATCGCGCACATTGACCACGGCAAGAGCACGTTGGCCGATCGCTTGCTTGAACAAACAGGCACGGTCACCACGCGTGAAATGAAATCGCAGCTTCTCGATGACCTCGCTTTGGAACGCCAAAGAGGGATTACGATCAAGGCTCGCGCCGTTGCCATGCAATGCGAGCGAAATGGTGTGACCTATCAACTGAACTTAATCGACACGCCTGGCCACGTTGACTTTCAATACGAAGTCTCTCGGTCGCTAGCTTGCTGCGAAGGTGCACTGTTGTTGGTCGATGCCTTTCAAGGTGTTGAGGCGCAGACGGTCGCAAACGCGTTCGCGGCAATGGAACACGAACTGAAGATCATTCCCGTGATCAACAAGATCGACTTGATTCACGCCCGCCCAGACGAAGTGGCGGAAGAGATGATGAATTCCCTGGGCACCGATCCCGAGGAATGCTTGCGAGTGAGTGCCAAAACCGGATTGGGTGTGGACGATTTGGTGGACGCCATCATTGAACACGTCCCGCCACCGACCGGCGATCCGAACGGCACGCTGCAGGCAATGGTTTTTGACTCGAATTACGATGACTTCCGCGGGGCGATTACCTACATCCGTGTGATGGAAGGCACCGTACGCAAGGGACAAAAAATTCAGTTCCTAAGCACCGGATCGACGCACGATGTCGTCGAACTAGGACAATTTGCTCCCGCCCGAGTCGCGACAAACGAACTAGCCGCCGGCCAAGTAGGTTACTTGATTTGCAACATCAAAAGCCTAGGCGACGTTCATATCGGTGATACCGTCAGCATCCCTGGCGACCACGCTGCCGAAGCGCTGCTCGGCTACGACCGGCCCCGACGGATGGTCTATTGCGGGCTGTTCCCCAGTGATGGGCAAGACTTCTCGGAACTGCGAGATGCGTTGGAACGTCTGGCAGTGAACGACCCAAGCTTTGAGTTCGAACCGGAAACAAGCGACGCACTGGGATTCGGTTTTCGCTGCGGCTTCCTAGGTCTGCTGCACATGGAAATCGTGCAACAACGACTCGAACAAGAGTCCGACGTGGACTTGGTTCAAACCGCGCCCAACGTGACCTACGAAATCACCAACAAGCGAGGTGAGACTCGTATGATCCACAAACCACAAGACGTCCCCGATCCCGGTGAGATCGAAGAGTTCCGCCAACCGATCGTGCGGTGCAACATCATCGTTCCGGAAGACTACATCGGTGCTGTGATTAAGCTTTGCCAAGAACGACGAGGCATCCAGAAAAACCAAGAGTACCTCGGCGCGGGTCGCGCCATGATCACCTATGACATTCCACTGGCGGAAGTCATCTACGACCTGCACGACAAGATCAAGAGCTGCACGCGAGGCTATGGCACACTCGACTACGAGATGGTGGGGTACGAAGCAGCCGATCTTTGCCGACTGGACATTCTCGTCAACGGTAGCCGCGTCGATGCGTTAAGCGTTGTCTGCAACAAGGCCGATGCGGACCGCCGAGGCCGAGCGGTTGCGAAGAAGTTAAAGCAAGAAATCGAACGTCACATGTTCGAAGTCGCCGTCCAGGCTGCCATCGGGACTCGCGTGATCGCGCGTGAGACCGTGCCGGCAATGCGCAAGAATGTGACCGCTAAGTGCTACGGTGGTGACATTTCTCGCAAGAAGAAACTGTTGCAAAAACAGAAAGAGGGCAAGAAGCGAATGAAAGCCATCGGCAGCGTAGAGATCAGCCAGAAAGCATTCATGGCGGTGCTCAGCGGCGGTGACGAAGGCTAA
- the rplM gene encoding 50S ribosomal protein L13: MAVQRTYMAKPGEVQKQWHVVDATDEVLGRLAGDIAVILMGKHRPEYTPHVDCGDFVVVTNVDKIGMTGNKMNDRHYTWYTGHPGLRLESYQDRQDRKPEDLLLHAVRRMLPKNKLARHMLSKLKMYAGPEHPHTAQQPVELVRKSKKVHA; the protein is encoded by the coding sequence GTGGCTGTTCAGCGAACCTACATGGCCAAGCCTGGCGAAGTCCAAAAGCAATGGCACGTCGTCGATGCGACTGACGAAGTCCTGGGCCGACTGGCCGGCGATATTGCCGTAATTTTGATGGGCAAACATCGCCCCGAATACACACCGCACGTCGATTGTGGTGATTTTGTTGTCGTGACCAACGTCGACAAGATCGGCATGACCGGTAACAAAATGAATGATCGGCACTACACCTGGTACACAGGTCACCCTGGTCTGCGTCTAGAAAGCTATCAAGATCGTCAGGATCGTAAGCCTGAAGACTTGTTGCTGCACGCAGTTCGGCGGATGCTTCCAAAGAACAAACTCGCTCGCCACATGCTGAGCAAACTGAAAATGTACGCCGGCCCGGAACATCCTCACACGGCTCAACAGCCGGTTGAGTTGGTCCGCAAGAGCAAGAAAGTTCACGCTTAA
- a CDS encoding leucyl aminopeptidase: MIDRIPFPAPEIATSEKLSSSGVLVVFSTQSSSGKVEVDRVSDLDSSLKTVLTQLIESTEIEGKTGEIVTVGTGNPATPMMVVVGLGDPTELTRGRVIEAAASVVRVLNKKPRQEVSFLVGDSIATANHDGLVIGAITACEGQHLYQSEPGTHVPSKFTFIGVSEQAAVCGEQLGSSINVTRRLVNEPPTIMNPTEFADQAAAMAKKEGLDCEVWDEARLDKEGCRAILAVGRASTSPPRLVILKHNGGGSEPPIALVGKGVTFDSGGLSIKPSEGMVDMKCDMAGAATVVGVMRAIAKSGLKRNVIGLCGLAENMISGDAYKLGDVIETRSGKTIEILNTDAEGRVVLADTLDVAVQHKPTAIVDLATLTGACMVALGNEVAGLMTNDDALCDDITEAAMSEDEPVWKLPMFSLYDEKVKSKVADIKNVGEGRWGGAITAAKFLENFVGETPWVHIDIAGPAFVDSPKPHRDAGATGVMVRSLTKWLSSQA; the protein is encoded by the coding sequence ATGATTGACCGCATTCCGTTTCCTGCTCCTGAAATCGCCACTAGCGAAAAGCTATCGTCATCGGGCGTGCTTGTCGTTTTTTCAACTCAGTCGTCGTCTGGCAAAGTCGAAGTGGATCGCGTATCCGATCTCGATTCTTCCCTGAAGACCGTCCTGACGCAGCTGATTGAGTCCACTGAGATTGAAGGCAAGACCGGCGAAATCGTGACCGTCGGGACGGGGAACCCAGCGACGCCGATGATGGTGGTGGTGGGCTTGGGAGATCCAACCGAATTGACTCGCGGCCGCGTCATCGAAGCAGCCGCGTCGGTGGTTCGCGTGCTCAACAAGAAGCCTCGCCAAGAGGTTTCGTTCTTGGTGGGGGATTCGATTGCGACCGCCAATCACGACGGATTGGTCATCGGTGCCATCACTGCTTGCGAAGGCCAGCATCTTTATCAGAGTGAGCCCGGCACGCATGTCCCGTCGAAGTTCACCTTCATCGGTGTGTCCGAGCAAGCAGCGGTTTGTGGCGAACAGCTTGGTAGTTCAATCAACGTGACTCGGCGACTGGTCAACGAACCACCGACCATCATGAACCCGACTGAGTTTGCGGATCAGGCCGCAGCGATGGCCAAGAAAGAGGGGCTGGATTGCGAAGTCTGGGACGAAGCTCGTCTGGACAAAGAAGGATGCCGCGCGATCTTGGCCGTCGGTCGAGCCTCGACCAGCCCACCACGTTTGGTGATCTTGAAACACAACGGTGGCGGCAGTGAACCGCCGATCGCTTTGGTCGGGAAAGGCGTGACGTTCGATTCGGGTGGCTTGTCGATCAAGCCAAGTGAAGGCATGGTCGACATGAAGTGCGATATGGCCGGGGCCGCTACCGTGGTCGGTGTCATGCGTGCGATCGCAAAATCCGGTTTGAAGCGAAACGTGATCGGACTGTGTGGTCTGGCTGAGAATATGATCAGCGGTGATGCGTACAAGTTGGGGGATGTGATCGAAACGCGAAGCGGCAAGACGATCGAAATTCTCAACACCGATGCGGAAGGCCGAGTCGTTCTGGCCGACACCCTCGATGTCGCGGTGCAGCACAAGCCAACTGCGATCGTCGATCTGGCAACGCTCACCGGTGCCTGCATGGTCGCTTTGGGCAATGAAGTGGCGGGCTTGATGACCAACGACGACGCGTTGTGTGATGACATTACCGAAGCGGCTATGTCGGAAGACGAGCCTGTTTGGAAGCTTCCAATGTTTTCGCTGTATGACGAAAAGGTCAAAAGCAAAGTGGCGGACATTAAGAACGTGGGTGAAGGACGCTGGGGCGGCGCGATCACCGCAGCCAAGTTCCTAGAAAACTTCGTGGGCGAAACCCCATGGGTTCATATCGACATCGCGGGCCCCGCGTTCGTGGATTCGCCGAAGCCCCATCGAGACGCGGGGGCCACGGGCGTGATGGTTCGCTCGCTAACGAAGTGGTTGAGCTCGCAAGCCTAG
- a CDS encoding transglutaminase family protein translates to MTTLNSTTTQAEYRIVHRTSYQYSEPVALCQNQLRMRPRNLPHLTCHSCDVEITPKPTSADTHPDYYGNVVDSFSIEALHSSLEVVVRSHLTVFATDDASLAGAADWSLLAERVRRGDAPEDWRAREFTFDSARIPTSEKFAQYARQIMLPGMSIIDAVDALTSHIHKDFRYDGTATDVNTSTVSAFEMKAGVCQDFAHVQIACLRSLGLPARYVSGYLRTFPPPGKPRLIGCDESHAWISVYAGVGIGWVDFDPTNAVRTGTDHIPICHGRDYDDISPMRGIVLGGGSTTLKVSVDVAPVEKLSQDIVPSQVQTQG, encoded by the coding sequence ATGACAACGCTGAATTCGACAACAACCCAGGCTGAATATCGCATCGTCCACCGCACGTCGTACCAATACAGCGAGCCGGTGGCACTTTGCCAGAACCAACTGCGGATGCGTCCCCGCAATCTCCCCCACCTCACATGCCACTCATGTGACGTCGAAATCACCCCCAAGCCCACCTCAGCGGACACCCACCCGGACTACTACGGCAACGTGGTCGATTCCTTTTCGATCGAGGCCCTACATAGTTCGCTTGAGGTCGTCGTCCGCAGCCATTTGACTGTGTTTGCGACGGATGACGCCAGTTTAGCGGGCGCCGCGGACTGGAGCCTCCTTGCCGAGCGAGTGCGTCGTGGCGATGCCCCCGAGGACTGGCGGGCACGTGAGTTCACCTTCGATTCGGCTCGAATCCCCACCAGCGAAAAGTTCGCACAATACGCTCGCCAAATCATGCTGCCAGGAATGTCTATCATCGACGCGGTGGACGCGTTAACATCCCACATTCACAAAGATTTTCGGTACGACGGCACTGCAACGGACGTCAACACTTCCACAGTGTCCGCGTTTGAAATGAAAGCGGGCGTTTGCCAGGACTTTGCGCACGTGCAAATCGCCTGTCTGCGAAGCCTGGGGCTGCCGGCTCGATATGTTAGTGGATATTTGCGAACTTTTCCGCCGCCTGGCAAACCACGTCTGATAGGATGCGACGAATCTCACGCCTGGATTAGTGTGTACGCGGGAGTTGGTATCGGATGGGTCGATTTTGACCCCACCAATGCAGTTCGAACGGGAACTGACCATATTCCGATTTGCCACGGACGCGATTATGACGACATTAGTCCCATGCGAGGGATCGTCCTGGGTGGCGGATCGACGACGTTGAAGGTCAGCGTGGATGTCGCCCCGGTCGAGAAACTGTCACAGGACATTGTTCCAAGTCAGGTTCAAACCCAGGGCTAA
- the hpnC gene encoding squalene synthase HpnC: MNPASSKSFRANVGTDRRSRNAAAPNADTQGTGDDTQGTGLSGDNLPISEQLRSSRKQCRKIATSHYENFLVASVLLPRSMRQPFYDVYAFCRTADDIADESDSKEAATRGLADYRKQIAEIYSAAPTTTNFSDHPGLFTALADTIARFDLPRDPFDALLDAFEQDQVTDRYDNQEQLLNYCQRSANPVGRLVLAMADCRDERSLKLSDQICTALQLTNFWQDIARDFKMGRIYLPKSVMNQHGFGEELIQQSIHDGTPTPLEIRQAVSELCDQARQRFKQGRELTQRVPSWLAADVELFVRGGLATLDAIERAGFDVLQRRVKIGKTRQAWMTIKVLLASRFPKLQLGQGITQ, translated from the coding sequence GTGAATCCCGCATCCTCAAAAAGCTTCCGCGCCAACGTCGGTACCGATCGTAGATCGCGAAACGCTGCCGCACCCAATGCTGACACGCAGGGCACGGGCGATGACACGCAGGGCACCGGCCTAAGCGGGGACAACTTGCCAATATCAGAACAACTGCGGTCGTCTCGCAAACAGTGTCGAAAGATCGCGACCTCGCACTACGAAAACTTTTTGGTTGCCAGCGTATTGCTCCCCCGTTCGATGCGGCAGCCTTTCTATGACGTGTATGCGTTCTGCCGAACCGCAGACGACATTGCCGACGAATCGGATTCCAAAGAAGCCGCCACCCGGGGGCTGGCGGACTACCGCAAACAGATTGCTGAAATCTATTCGGCTGCCCCCACGACGACGAACTTTAGCGATCACCCAGGACTCTTCACGGCGTTGGCTGACACGATCGCCCGGTTTGACTTGCCCCGCGATCCATTCGACGCGCTGCTCGATGCATTCGAACAAGATCAGGTCACCGATCGCTACGACAACCAGGAACAACTCCTGAATTACTGCCAACGGTCAGCCAATCCAGTGGGAAGATTGGTGCTAGCGATGGCCGATTGCCGCGATGAACGCAGCTTGAAACTGAGCGACCAAATCTGCACGGCACTTCAGCTAACCAATTTCTGGCAAGACATTGCTCGCGATTTTAAAATGGGCCGAATCTACCTACCCAAATCGGTGATGAACCAACACGGATTCGGTGAAGAACTGATCCAACAATCGATTCACGATGGAACTCCCACACCGCTGGAAATTCGCCAAGCAGTCTCCGAACTTTGCGATCAAGCGAGACAACGATTCAAGCAAGGCCGCGAATTGACACAGCGAGTTCCGAGTTGGCTTGCAGCGGATGTGGAGTTGTTTGTGCGAGGCGGTTTAGCGACACTGGACGCGATCGAACGTGCGGGCTTCGATGTGCTTCAAAGACGAGTGAAGATTGGCAAAACACGCCAAGCTTGGATGACGATCAAAGTTTTGTTGGCTAGCCGTTTTCCGAAACTGCAATTGGGTCAGGGGATTACTCAGTGA
- the hpnE gene encoding hydroxysqualene dehydroxylase HpnE: MTPNKNTPITNHAGTVAVNAGPNAAPNSRPRVVVVGGGIAGLSAAWSLASSAQNLDVTILESRRNYGGRAGSFVDPATDESVDYCQHVAMGCCTNLLDWMRAANLLEHFTRYTELQFYSPGHGLSRFRPNVWLPAPFHLHRALAGLRYLNWKEKLQIRLGLLKLMRQRECELTKSTASEWLVKQNQDRQVRKKFWDVILISALGDVPERVSMAAARKVLIDGFAGAHHASDVWVPRRPLAEIFGRMMPEALSKAGTKNQVRVNLMTGTSVKSLVPILDSNKPDNRSNKSNKANSGIEVNIGNGDSIRADHVVLATAWRPASRLIRRIELEPTSLDSDSSTPISTESHSSASQWFNNTITFLDSVQSSPITGMHLWFDRPLTEQPQVAMVGTTAQWLFRQPWLQEGSPKDDEKGGHGVYHQVVISGRHDLDDAPREVLVDAVCDELRAAFPLAFRGSQPAQLLRYRVVCDPNAVYSLSPEFQAKRPVSKTPIAGLSLAGDYVQTGWPATMEGAVISGRLAAMACLEELGQRTNQAQSLVTQGLPRGRITRWCIRD, encoded by the coding sequence GTGACCCCAAACAAGAACACGCCAATCACCAATCACGCCGGTACCGTTGCCGTGAACGCCGGCCCCAACGCGGCACCGAATAGTCGACCGCGAGTGGTGGTGGTTGGCGGTGGCATCGCCGGTTTGTCAGCAGCCTGGTCACTGGCTTCATCAGCCCAAAATCTGGACGTCACGATCTTGGAATCGCGGCGAAACTACGGCGGACGCGCCGGTTCGTTCGTCGACCCGGCTACTGACGAGTCGGTCGACTATTGCCAGCACGTCGCCATGGGATGCTGCACCAATCTATTGGACTGGATGCGTGCAGCGAACCTGCTGGAACACTTCACCCGCTATACCGAACTGCAGTTCTATTCCCCTGGGCACGGCCTGTCACGCTTTCGGCCCAACGTGTGGTTACCCGCTCCTTTTCATCTCCACCGGGCGTTGGCCGGACTGCGGTACTTGAACTGGAAAGAGAAACTCCAGATTCGGCTCGGGCTGTTGAAACTGATGCGTCAACGCGAGTGCGAACTCACCAAATCCACCGCCTCAGAATGGCTCGTCAAACAGAATCAAGATCGGCAAGTACGCAAGAAATTCTGGGACGTGATCCTCATTAGCGCCCTCGGCGATGTCCCCGAAAGAGTCTCGATGGCTGCCGCCCGGAAGGTACTGATCGACGGTTTCGCAGGAGCACATCACGCGAGCGACGTCTGGGTTCCCCGCCGTCCACTTGCGGAAATTTTTGGACGGATGATGCCCGAAGCTTTGTCCAAAGCGGGGACTAAAAACCAAGTTCGTGTGAACCTGATGACAGGCACCAGCGTAAAATCGCTCGTGCCAATTCTGGATTCAAACAAGCCCGACAACCGCTCGAACAAATCGAACAAAGCAAACAGTGGAATCGAAGTAAATATAGGAAACGGGGACAGTATTCGTGCCGACCATGTGGTCCTGGCCACGGCGTGGCGACCAGCAAGTCGACTGATCCGGCGAATCGAACTGGAGCCAACTTCGCTTGATTCCGATTCATCGACTCCCATTTCAACTGAATCGCATTCATCAGCGTCACAGTGGTTCAACAACACCATCACGTTCCTTGATTCCGTCCAATCATCGCCGATCACGGGAATGCATCTATGGTTCGATCGACCTTTGACCGAGCAACCCCAGGTCGCGATGGTGGGCACGACGGCGCAGTGGCTGTTTCGCCAACCTTGGCTGCAAGAAGGTTCTCCCAAAGACGACGAAAAGGGCGGACATGGCGTCTACCACCAAGTCGTCATCAGTGGGCGACACGACTTGGACGACGCTCCAAGAGAAGTCCTGGTGGATGCAGTCTGCGATGAACTTCGAGCGGCTTTCCCGCTCGCTTTTCGGGGATCCCAGCCTGCCCAATTGCTGCGATATCGTGTGGTCTGCGACCCCAACGCGGTCTACAGTTTGTCACCCGAATTCCAAGCCAAACGACCGGTATCCAAAACACCCATTGCGGGACTGTCCTTGGCCGGCGACTACGTCCAAACGGGGTGGCCCGCGACCATGGAAGGGGCAGTGATCAGCGGACGATTGGCCGCCATGGCCTGCCTGGAAGAACTCGGCCAACGCACCAATCAGGCGCAATCACTGGTAACGCAAGGTTTGCCGCGTGGACGGATCACCCGTTGGTGCATCCGCGATTAG
- the ispH gene encoding 4-hydroxy-3-methylbut-2-enyl diphosphate reductase gives MKIILAAPRGFCAGVHMAIDSLSLTLDKFGPPVYVYHEIVHNQFVVNEFQGKGAVFVNSIEEVPEGSVLLFSAHGVSPAIRQAAQNRKLHAIDATCPLVTKVHLEAIKYAKAGCTIILIGHEGHDEVLGTMGEAPEAIVLVEDEADVDRLEFPTGTRLAYLTQTTLSVDDANRVIKRLRERFPEIESPPKEDICYATQNRQEAVKLLSDEADVVVVLGSQNSSNSQRLRELAAEKGQRAYLVDGSQDLSEDLFQHDDTILITAGASAPESVVQETIAWLQEKFNATLESREIRQEDVKFPLPKPLRAFAKEKAQSE, from the coding sequence ATGAAGATCATTTTGGCGGCCCCTCGTGGATTCTGTGCCGGCGTTCATATGGCGATCGACTCGCTAAGTCTCACGCTCGATAAATTCGGGCCGCCGGTCTACGTCTATCATGAAATCGTCCACAACCAGTTTGTGGTTAACGAATTCCAAGGCAAAGGCGCGGTCTTTGTGAATTCAATCGAAGAAGTGCCCGAAGGGAGCGTGCTGCTGTTTTCCGCTCACGGTGTTTCGCCAGCGATCCGCCAGGCTGCCCAAAACCGAAAACTGCACGCGATTGACGCCACGTGCCCGTTGGTCACCAAGGTTCACCTCGAAGCGATCAAGTACGCCAAAGCGGGGTGCACGATCATTTTGATTGGGCACGAAGGGCATGACGAAGTTCTCGGCACGATGGGCGAGGCTCCTGAGGCAATTGTGCTGGTCGAGGACGAGGCCGACGTCGATCGTTTGGAATTCCCCACCGGCACGCGTTTGGCCTACCTGACGCAAACCACGCTTAGCGTGGATGATGCCAACCGGGTTATCAAGCGACTGCGAGAACGGTTTCCTGAAATCGAAAGCCCACCCAAGGAAGACATTTGTTACGCCACACAAAATCGCCAGGAAGCAGTCAAGTTGCTCAGCGATGAGGCCGATGTGGTCGTCGTGCTGGGTAGCCAAAACAGCAGCAACAGCCAGCGACTCAGAGAGCTTGCCGCCGAGAAGGGGCAGCGTGCCTACTTAGTCGATGGTTCGCAGGATTTGAGCGAAGATTTGTTTCAGCACGATGACACGATCTTGATCACCGCGGGTGCCAGCGCGCCCGAATCAGTGGTTCAAGAAACGATTGCTTGGTTGCAAGAAAAATTCAACGCGACCCTCGAATCTCGCGAGATTCGTCAAGAGGACGTCAAGTTTCCGCTGCCTAAACCGTTGCGTGCTTTCGCGAAAGAAAAAGCCCAGTCTGAATGA